Proteins found in one Macaca nemestrina isolate mMacNem1 chromosome 4, mMacNem.hap1, whole genome shotgun sequence genomic segment:
- the LOC105475797 gene encoding peptidyl-prolyl cis-trans isomerase FKBP14: MRLFLCNAVLMLFVTSLIGALIPEPEVKIEVLQKPFICHRKTKGGDLMLVHYEGYLEKDGSLFHSTHKHNNGQPIWFTLGILEALKGWDQGLKGMCVGEKRKLIIPPALGYGKEGKGKIPPESTLIFNIDLLEIRNGPRSHESFQEMDLNDDWKLSKDEVKAYLKKEFEKHGAVVNESHHDALVEDIFDKEDEDKDGFISAREFTYKHDEL, from the exons ATGAGACTTTTCTTGTGCAACGCAGTCTTGATGCTGTTCGTCACTTCTTTGATTGGGGCTCTGATCCCTGAACCAGAAGTGAAAATTGAAGTTCTCCAGAAGCCATTCATCTGCCATCGCAAGACCAAAGGAGGGGATTTGATGTTGGTCCACTATGAAGGCTACTTAGAAAAGGACGGCTCCTTATTTCACTCCAC TCACAAACATAACAATGGTCAACCCATTTGGTTTACCCTGGGCATCCTGGAGGCTCTCAAAGGTTGGGACCAGGGCTTGAAAGGAATGTGTgtaggagagaagagaaagctcatcattcctcctgctctgggctatggaaaagaaggaaaag GTAAAATTCCCCCAGAAAGTACACTGATATTTAATATTGATCTCCTGGAGATTCGAAATGGACCAAGATCCCATGAATCATTCCAAGAAATGGATCTTAATGATGACTGGAAACTCTCTAAAGATGAG GTTAAAGCATATTTAAAGAAGGAGTTTGAAAAACATGGTGCGGTGGTGAATGAAAGTCATCATGATGCTTTGGTGGAGGATATTTTTGATAAAGAAGATGAAGACAAAGATGGGTTTATATCTGCCAGAGAATTTACATATAAACACGATGAGTTATAG